One region of Tumebacillus amylolyticus genomic DNA includes:
- a CDS encoding SDR family oxidoreductase, with amino-acid sequence MREFGVEGPRVPERPRRVALITGASGAIGGAVAERLAQRGEDVFLAYRSHRELAEQRAAYLRETYAIQAEALPLDLLDRDATHLAVRRILDSRGRLDILVHCAGMARDKLLIQTKDSDFDESLHLHTTAMFRLLQACLPTMRNHRFGRIVALTSYAALHGRAGQSAYAASKAALIGLVKSAALEELPYGITINAVAPSVTESAMTNALTDSEQASLLAQIPLQRMQTPEEASALVEWLTTDSAATLSGQVFAADNRMYRW; translated from the coding sequence ATGCGCGAATTCGGAGTTGAGGGACCGCGCGTGCCGGAGCGACCTCGTCGTGTGGCGCTGATCACCGGGGCATCCGGCGCGATTGGCGGTGCCGTTGCAGAACGGCTCGCACAGCGTGGCGAAGACGTTTTTCTCGCATATCGGTCGCATCGGGAACTCGCGGAGCAAAGAGCTGCGTATCTTCGCGAAACGTACGCGATTCAAGCGGAAGCACTCCCGCTCGACCTGTTGGATCGGGATGCCACACACCTCGCCGTCCGACGCATCCTCGACTCGCGGGGACGACTCGACATCCTCGTCCACTGCGCGGGGATGGCGCGTGACAAACTTTTGATTCAAACCAAGGACTCCGACTTCGACGAGTCGTTGCATCTGCACACGACTGCGATGTTTCGTCTCTTGCAAGCCTGCCTCCCGACGATGCGAAACCATCGCTTTGGACGCATCGTTGCGCTGACCTCCTATGCCGCCCTGCACGGTCGGGCGGGACAATCGGCGTATGCGGCGAGCAAAGCGGCGCTGATCGGACTGGTCAAGTCTGCCGCTCTCGAAGAACTTCCATACGGCATCACGATCAACGCCGTCGCGCCGTCCGTCACAGAATCGGCGATGACGAATGCACTCACAGATTCCGAACAAGCCTCCTTGCTCGCTCAAATTCCGCTGCAACGCATGCAGACACCGGAGGAAGCGTCGGCGCTGGTCGAATGGCTGACCACAGACTCTGCGGCGACGCTCAGCGGGCAAGTTTTTGCAGCCGACAATCGAATGTACAGGTGGTAG